A region of Flavobacterium album DNA encodes the following proteins:
- a CDS encoding alanine dehydrogenase, whose translation MSLTPFTKQQLLPQEEKLEVARQKSELFIGIPKETSYQERRICLTPDAVNSLTAHGHRVMIEAGAGLSSSYSDREYSNAGAEITQDPKKVFGCPVILKVEPPTVSEIEMMNPETLIISAIQLKTQRKEYFEALASKKITALAFEFIKDEDGSYPAVKSLSEIAGTASVLIAAELMINQKIGKGLLLGNITGVPPTEIVIIGAGTVAEFAAKTALGLGASVKVFDNSITKLRRLQNALNQRIFTSTIQEKSLLKALMRCDVAIGAMKGKNRTPIIVSETMVEHMKKGAVIIDVCIDTGGCFETSEVTTHEKPTFVKNNVIHYCVPNIPSRYSKTASMSISNIISPFLLQMADDGGIESAIRCNAGLKNGIYYYHGLLTNRSVADWFSLSYRDINLIVF comes from the coding sequence ATGTCCTTAACACCTTTTACAAAGCAGCAGCTGCTTCCGCAGGAAGAGAAACTTGAAGTGGCCCGGCAAAAGAGCGAGCTCTTTATTGGTATCCCTAAAGAAACATCCTACCAGGAACGAAGGATTTGCCTTACACCCGACGCCGTGAATTCGCTTACTGCCCATGGACACCGCGTAATGATCGAGGCAGGCGCGGGACTTAGCTCCAGCTATAGCGACAGGGAATATAGTAATGCCGGTGCGGAAATAACACAGGATCCTAAAAAGGTTTTCGGGTGCCCGGTGATATTGAAAGTGGAGCCGCCTACTGTTTCGGAAATCGAAATGATGAACCCCGAAACGCTTATTATTTCGGCCATACAATTAAAGACACAGCGAAAAGAATATTTTGAGGCGCTGGCCTCCAAAAAAATTACCGCACTTGCTTTTGAATTCATAAAAGATGAGGATGGTTCCTATCCTGCCGTAAAGTCGCTTAGCGAAATAGCGGGAACGGCATCGGTACTGATAGCTGCTGAATTAATGATCAACCAAAAGATCGGCAAAGGATTGTTGTTGGGTAATATCACGGGGGTGCCACCTACAGAGATCGTTATCATCGGGGCGGGCACAGTAGCTGAATTTGCCGCAAAAACTGCCTTAGGCCTTGGGGCAAGCGTAAAGGTTTTTGATAATTCAATCACCAAATTACGCCGCTTGCAAAACGCGCTCAACCAGCGTATCTTCACATCTACCATACAGGAAAAATCACTCCTTAAAGCCCTGATGCGCTGCGACGTGGCTATTGGTGCGATGAAGGGAAAAAACCGTACGCCAATTATCGTGAGCGAAACAATGGTAGAGCACATGAAAAAAGGCGCTGTGATCATTGATGTATGTATCGACACAGGAGGCTGCTTTGAAACATCGGAAGTGACTACACACGAGAAGCCGACTTTTGTAAAGAATAATGTTATCCATTACTGTGTACCTAACATCCCGTCACGCTATTCAAAAACGGCTTCAATGTCTATTAGTAATATCATAAGCCCTTTCCTTTTGCAAATGGCTGACGATGGCGGCATAGAAAGCGCGATACGCTGCAATGCGGGGTTAAAGAATGGTATTTATTACTATCACGGCCTGCTGACAAACCGCTCTGTTGCCGACTGGTTCTCTTTATCCTACAGGGATATTAACCTAATCGTTTTTTAA
- the tsaE gene encoding tRNA (adenosine(37)-N6)-threonylcarbamoyltransferase complex ATPase subunit type 1 TsaE has product MEITFSLEEIDSAAKQVLAQNIKSIITFHAGMGVGKTTFIKALAGQLGVKDMTSSPTFSLVNEYETEDGRILYHFDLYRLNSESEAYDMGIDEYFYSGNLCFIEWPEKTPNLIPIDHTAITMKMLPDGKRQLTVK; this is encoded by the coding sequence ATGGAAATCACTTTTTCCCTTGAGGAAATAGACAGTGCCGCAAAGCAGGTATTGGCACAGAACATCAAAAGCATCATAACGTTCCACGCGGGTATGGGTGTGGGGAAAACAACATTCATCAAGGCACTGGCAGGGCAACTGGGCGTGAAGGACATGACATCAAGCCCAACCTTTTCGCTAGTTAACGAATATGAGACCGAGGATGGCAGGATATTGTACCACTTTGACCTGTACCGCCTTAACAGCGAATCGGAAGCGTATGACATGGGTATTGATGAATATTTTTATTCGGGCAACCTGTGCTTTATCGAATGGCCGGAGAAAACGCCAAACCTCATACCCATAGACCATACTGCCATTACCATGAAAATGCTGCCCGACGGCAAAAGGCAGCTCACCGTAAAATAG
- a CDS encoding bifunctional response regulator/alkaline phosphatase family protein — translation MNEIKILWVDDEIDMLKPHILFLEKKNYKVTTANNGQDAIELFDKENFDVVFLDENMPGLSGLETLSIIKEKKSSVPVIMITKSEEEYIMEDAIGSKIADYLIKPVNPNQILLSLKKNLDNSRLVSSKTTLDYQKEFRKISMDMGMVNSWEDWIEMYKRLIYWELELENIEDQAMVEILESQKVEANSQFGKFIEKNYEDWYEPKADKPVLSHNVFRELVVPEIQKKQPILFVVIDNLRYDQWKAFENVVSNHYKLEKEAAYYAILPTATQYARNAIFSGLTPLEMEKKFPQYWKNDVDEGGKNLYEGEFLTEQLKRLGLQNLKQEYYKITNFRDGQKLVDNFKGLKDNDLTTIVYNFVDMLSHAKTEMDVVKELASNDKAYRSLTLSWFRNSPLLEMIQQAQQMGFRLILTTDHGTINVKNPSKVIGDKNTSLNLRYKTGRSLTYEDRDVYAVRDPKRIQLPAINMSSSYIFAKNDHFLAYVNNYNHYVSYYRNTYQHGGISLEEMIIPFLVFNPK, via the coding sequence ATGAATGAGATTAAGATACTTTGGGTGGATGATGAAATAGACATGCTTAAGCCCCACATCCTTTTCCTTGAAAAGAAAAACTACAAGGTAACTACGGCTAACAACGGGCAGGATGCTATTGAACTTTTTGACAAGGAAAACTTTGATGTTGTGTTCCTTGACGAAAATATGCCAGGCCTTAGCGGGTTGGAAACGCTTTCGATAATTAAAGAAAAAAAATCGTCGGTGCCGGTGATCATGATCACGAAAAGTGAGGAAGAGTACATCATGGAAGATGCTATCGGCTCTAAGATTGCCGACTACCTCATTAAGCCGGTTAACCCGAACCAGATATTGCTTTCGCTTAAGAAGAACCTCGACAATTCGCGCCTTGTATCGTCTAAAACAACATTGGATTACCAAAAGGAATTCCGTAAAATATCCATGGATATGGGCATGGTAAACTCCTGGGAAGACTGGATTGAAATGTACAAGCGACTCATATATTGGGAACTTGAACTTGAGAATATAGAAGACCAGGCTATGGTGGAAATACTGGAATCGCAAAAAGTAGAAGCCAACTCGCAGTTCGGTAAATTCATTGAAAAGAATTATGAGGACTGGTATGAGCCAAAAGCCGACAAACCGGTGCTTTCGCACAACGTGTTTCGTGAGCTTGTTGTGCCCGAGATACAAAAGAAGCAGCCGATACTGTTTGTAGTTATCGACAACCTGCGCTATGACCAGTGGAAAGCTTTTGAAAATGTGGTATCTAACCATTATAAACTGGAAAAAGAGGCTGCTTATTACGCTATACTCCCTACGGCAACGCAATATGCCCGTAACGCTATTTTCTCAGGCCTTACGCCGTTGGAAATGGAGAAAAAATTCCCGCAGTACTGGAAAAACGATGTTGACGAAGGCGGAAAAAACCTCTATGAAGGCGAGTTCCTTACTGAGCAGCTAAAGCGCCTTGGCCTACAGAACCTGAAACAGGAATACTATAAGATCACCAATTTCCGCGACGGGCAAAAGCTGGTGGATAACTTTAAGGGGCTTAAAGACAACGACCTGACTACGATAGTTTACAACTTTGTAGATATGCTCTCGCACGCCAAGACCGAAATGGATGTGGTAAAAGAACTTGCCAGTAACGACAAGGCCTACCGCTCACTCACCCTGAGCTGGTTCCGCAACTCACCATTGCTTGAAATGATACAGCAGGCACAGCAGATGGGCTTCAGGCTAATACTAACTACTGATCATGGTACCATTAATGTAAAAAACCCGAGCAAGGTTATCGGCGACAAGAATACCAGCCTCAACCTGCGCTACAAAACGGGCCGCAGCCTTACTTATGAAGACCGCGATGTATATGCCGTAAGGGATCCGAAGCGTATACAGCTGCCTGCCATTAACATGAGCAGCTCCTACATATTTGCTAAAAATGACCATTTTCTTGCTTATGTAAATAATTACAACCATTATGTGAGCTATTACAGGAATACTTACCAGCATGGTGGTATCTCCCTGGAGGAAATGATCATCCCGTTCCTTGTGTTCAACCCTAAATAA
- the bshB1 gene encoding bacillithiol biosynthesis deacetylase BshB1, with product MKLDILVFGAHPDDVELSCGATIAKEISLGKKVGIVDLTRGELGTRGSAEIRDEEAAEAAKILGVDIRENLRFRDGFFINDEAHQLEIIKMIRKYRPEIVICNAVDDRHIDHGRGSKLVSDACFLSGLRRIETQLDGTGQEAWRPRLVYHYIQWKNLVPDFVVDVTGFMDVKVQSLMAYKSQFYDPWSNEPVTPIATKNFKDSILYRAADLGRLINSEYAEGFTVERYLAVNSLGDLI from the coding sequence ATGAAATTAGATATACTCGTTTTTGGCGCACATCCGGATGATGTGGAGCTTAGCTGCGGCGCAACCATTGCAAAAGAGATCTCACTCGGTAAAAAAGTTGGGATCGTCGATCTTACCCGTGGCGAGCTTGGTACCCGTGGATCTGCGGAGATAAGGGATGAAGAAGCCGCAGAAGCTGCAAAGATACTTGGGGTGGATATTAGGGAAAACCTGCGTTTTCGCGACGGCTTTTTTATAAACGATGAAGCACACCAGCTGGAGATCATAAAAATGATACGCAAATACCGGCCGGAGATCGTGATCTGCAACGCGGTGGATGACCGCCATATCGATCACGGAAGGGGAAGCAAGCTGGTTTCAGACGCCTGCTTTTTATCAGGGCTAAGAAGGATAGAAACCCAACTGGATGGGACAGGGCAGGAGGCGTGGAGACCCAGGCTTGTATACCATTATATACAATGGAAAAACCTGGTGCCGGATTTTGTAGTTGATGTTACGGGTTTTATGGATGTAAAGGTACAATCGCTGATGGCTTACAAATCGCAATTTTACGACCCGTGGAGCAATGAACCGGTAACGCCTATAGCCACAAAAAACTTTAAGGACAGTATTCTTTACCGCGCAGCCGACCTTGGAAGGCTTATTAATTCCGAATATGCCGAAGGTTTTACAGTGGAAAGGTATTTGGCAGTGAACAGCTTAGGAGATTTGATATAA
- a CDS encoding endonuclease III domain-containing protein, with protein sequence MELFEETKDWAVALRPLIAKYKGKEHPLHYKNIYQLMVMVVLAAQDSDANINKVTVDFFKKYPDMKALAKANTAELTEALAKVRFHTNKIAWLQDIASTVKEDRNIPKTMKELTALKGVGRKSANVIMREAGVEAEGILVDLHVLRVAPRLGISKGKNADKVEKDLMAALPKDMWGEIGMALSFLGRETCRPTNPKHSECIVSEHCEYCHLHKS encoded by the coding sequence ATGGAATTATTCGAAGAAACAAAAGACTGGGCTGTTGCATTGCGCCCGCTCATTGCAAAATATAAAGGCAAGGAACACCCACTACATTATAAGAACATTTACCAATTGATGGTGATGGTTGTACTTGCGGCACAAGACAGCGATGCAAACATCAATAAGGTTACAGTCGATTTCTTTAAAAAATACCCTGACATGAAAGCTTTGGCGAAAGCAAATACCGCAGAGCTTACTGAGGCGCTGGCTAAAGTGCGTTTCCATACCAACAAGATAGCATGGCTACAGGATATAGCATCAACCGTAAAGGAAGACAGGAATATCCCTAAGACCATGAAGGAACTGACCGCACTTAAAGGCGTGGGCAGAAAATCGGCCAATGTAATAATGCGCGAAGCCGGTGTCGAAGCGGAAGGCATATTGGTCGATCTGCATGTGCTTCGCGTTGCACCAAGGCTTGGAATCTCCAAAGGTAAGAATGCCGATAAGGTAGAAAAAGACCTGATGGCAGCGCTACCTAAAGATATGTGGGGAGAAATTGGTATGGCCCTATCGTTTTTAGGTCGTGAAACCTGTCGCCCAACCAATCCAAAACATAGTGAATGCATTGTAAGTGAACATTGCGAATATTGCCATTTGCATAAAAGTTAG
- the msrB gene encoding peptide-methionine (R)-S-oxide reductase MsrB: MSNYPIQKSEAEWKELLGPERYKILRQKGTEFPHSGKYNLAFDKGTYCCGACGEPLFKSDAKFQSSCGWPSFDESIPGKLEYIQDNSFGMKRTEILCANCGSHLGHVFDDGPTETGQRYCVNSLSVDLKEEY; this comes from the coding sequence ATGAGCAATTATCCTATACAAAAATCGGAAGCCGAATGGAAAGAGCTCCTCGGCCCGGAACGTTATAAAATATTACGCCAAAAGGGGACTGAATTCCCGCACAGCGGCAAATATAATCTGGCATTTGACAAAGGCACGTATTGTTGCGGTGCCTGCGGCGAACCTTTATTTAAAAGCGATGCGAAATTCCAGTCGAGCTGCGGATGGCCATCGTTTGATGAATCCATTCCCGGTAAATTGGAATATATCCAGGATAACTCCTTTGGCATGAAGCGCACCGAAATTTTATGCGCTAACTGCGGCAGCCATTTAGGACACGTATTCGATGACGGCCCTACTGAAACCGGACAACGGTATTGCGTGAACTCGCTATCGGTGGATTTGAAGGAAGAATATTAA
- the msrB gene encoding peptide-methionine (R)-S-oxide reductase MsrB, which yields MKKILVLLITLVSLTSCNGQEKKKTAATRKESTQLPAKKEGLNMKTSDAEWKKVLTEEQYAVLREKATERPFTGEYYKTFEKGVYVCAACGNPLFKSDAKFDSPCGWPSFDQAIDGSVIYKQDKSLGMTRTEVMCANCGGHLGHVFDDGPTETTGNRFCTNSVSIKFIPAQK from the coding sequence ATGAAAAAAATACTTGTATTATTAATCACACTAGTTTCCCTCACCTCGTGCAATGGACAGGAAAAGAAGAAAACCGCGGCAACCAGGAAGGAATCGACACAATTACCCGCTAAGAAAGAAGGACTGAACATGAAAACCTCTGATGCCGAATGGAAAAAAGTGCTTACCGAAGAGCAGTATGCCGTGCTTCGCGAAAAAGCAACCGAACGCCCTTTTACAGGAGAATATTATAAGACCTTTGAGAAAGGCGTTTATGTTTGCGCTGCCTGTGGCAATCCGTTATTTAAATCAGATGCTAAATTCGATTCGCCTTGCGGATGGCCGTCTTTCGACCAGGCCATTGACGGTTCGGTAATTTATAAGCAGGACAAAAGCTTAGGCATGACACGTACTGAAGTGATGTGTGCCAATTGCGGAGGGCATTTAGGACACGTTTTTGATGACGGCCCAACAGAGACTACCGGTAATCGTTTTTGCACCAATTCGGTTTCCATTAAATTCATACCGGCACAGAAATAA
- a CDS encoding alpha/beta fold hydrolase yields MSEKSTKHQSSLRIPKPILVTAKILEVTSPKLAAKFAIKLFTTPMKFALPKREVEMDRNTRQEMVEIPVLGKKINVYHYGDCQHKVLLVHGWSGRGTQLHSIADKLLKCGYSTISFDAPAHGKSEGKTSDMTEFIKCILELEKQYGPFEFAVGHSLGAMSVLNSIKRGLNVKKVVIIGSGDVIKDIMDDFSRKLGMNVATGELMIRMFEKKFGETINTYSAYIAAKEVDVPVLMFHDEDDADVPVSAAYHIKEHLTNAELVITKGLGHRKILGDSKVIKKIIQFLTEEQ; encoded by the coding sequence ATGTCAGAAAAAAGCACTAAACACCAGTCGTCATTGAGAATTCCTAAGCCAATACTGGTAACCGCTAAAATATTGGAAGTAACTTCGCCTAAGCTTGCTGCCAAATTCGCAATAAAGCTGTTCACAACCCCAATGAAATTCGCACTTCCTAAAAGAGAAGTAGAAATGGACCGTAACACCCGCCAGGAAATGGTTGAAATTCCTGTACTAGGAAAAAAAATAAATGTATATCATTATGGAGACTGCCAACACAAAGTACTCCTTGTTCACGGGTGGAGCGGGCGAGGCACACAGCTGCATTCGATTGCCGACAAGCTGCTGAAGTGTGGTTATTCAACCATTAGTTTCGATGCACCTGCACATGGAAAGTCGGAAGGCAAAACAAGTGATATGACTGAGTTTATCAAATGCATTCTTGAACTTGAAAAACAATACGGCCCTTTTGAGTTTGCTGTCGGGCATTCGCTTGGGGCAATGTCGGTATTGAATTCTATTAAAAGGGGGCTTAACGTAAAAAAGGTAGTCATCATTGGCAGTGGTGACGTGATCAAAGATATTATGGATGACTTTTCTCGAAAATTAGGCATGAATGTTGCAACAGGAGAATTGATGATACGCATGTTCGAGAAGAAATTCGGTGAAACCATCAACACTTATTCGGCGTATATAGCAGCAAAGGAAGTTGATGTGCCGGTATTGATGTTTCATGACGAAGATGATGCCGATGTGCCTGTAAGCGCGGCATATCATATTAAGGAACACCTGACAAATGCCGAATTGGTAATTACCAAAGGGCTCGGCCACCGAAAAATCCTTGGCGACAGCAAAGTCATCAAAAAGATAATCCAATTTTTAACTGAAGAACAATGA